Proteins found in one Aspergillus chevalieri M1 DNA, chromosome 2, nearly complete sequence genomic segment:
- a CDS encoding uncharacterized protein (COG:G;~EggNog:ENOG410PIK6;~InterPro:IPR005829,IPR005828,IPR036259,IPR020846;~PFAM:PF00083,PF07690;~TransMembrane:12 (i38-65o85-106i118-135o147-170i182-203o223-242i300-323o335-357i364-385o391-410i431-452o464-482i);~go_component: GO:0016021 - integral component of membrane [Evidence IEA];~go_function: GO:0022857 - transmembrane transporter activity [Evidence IEA];~go_process: GO:0055085 - transmembrane transport [Evidence IEA]), translating into MEPSPPKDKKRSRIESSEIEPNIAEETLRDSISLYPKIIFYCIGLSSSFLLSGYDTVIVGTVTAIPRFQQDFGEPFEDRHIIPSVWMSLWSALGFIGSIIGAAAAGPWQDRSGRRWPLAWGSAISAAAIAILYISNVPVDINTRRGVFLFGKIVQGFAIGVVTAVTQTYISETVPTSLRGPTMALFPTFTQLGQLVGAIAIYVSSRDTSSNSYLVSLASQWPFSAVPFAMALLVPESPAYLVRRDRSAAALRSERRLHISKIDVDDVVEQLQQSVGLDREWAQEVTYRDCFRGANVRRTLIVVFSMVIPVLFGLPLLSNASYYLQVVGMSDQYSLVFLILGIGLGLLSNGIGVWITSRIGRRPLTLSSLGVTTVLWLSMGIAGCWNSVVTIWYTAVTLMMIIIICSLGAWPASYAIAGETSSLRLRAKTQGLGILFHNLANIIFNLILPYIYNPDSGDLRAMTGFVYAGFCVLAVVGTWFGVPEMKGRSVGEIDAMFELRVRTRDFVRTRIKWGFW; encoded by the exons ATGGAGCCATCACCCCCGAAAGACAAAAAACGGAGTCGCATCGAATCCAGTGAAATCGAACCAAACATCGCCGAAGAAACCCTCCGCGACTCAATCTCGCTCTACCCAAAAATCATCTTTTACTGCATCGGCCTTAGTTCATCATTTCTACTATCTGGCTATGACACCGTCATCGTCGGCACCGTAACCGCCATCCCGCGCTTCCAGCAGGACTTCGGCGAGCCCTTCGAAGACCGCCACATCATCCCATCAGTATGGATGTCACTATGGAGTGCGCTGGGTTTCATAGGATCGATCATCGGTGCAGCAGCTGCAGGACCATGGCAAGACCGCTCTGGCCGCCGCTGGCCACTAGCATGGGGCAGTGCGATATCGGCGGCAGCGATCGCGATCCTGTACATCTCGAATGTCCCCGTGGACATCAACACGCGGCGCGGGGTGTTCTTGTTCGGAAAGATCGTGCAGGGTTTCGCAATCGGTGTTGTGACCGCGGTCACGCAGACATATATCTCGGAGACCGTGCCGACGAGTCTGCGTGGGCCGACCATGGCGCTTTTCCCCACGTTCACGCAGCTGGGGCAGCTGGTAGGTGCGATTGCGATTTATGTGTCTAGTCGAGATACGTCGAGTAATTCGTATCTTGTGTCGTTGGCGTCGCAGTGGCCGTTTTCTGCGGTGCCGTTTGCTATGGCGTTGCTTGTTCCTGAGTCGCCGGCGTATCTTGTGCGCAGGGATAGGAGTGCTGCGGCGTTGCGCTCGGAGAGACGGTTACACATTTCTAAGATAGACGTGGATGATGTGGTTGAGCAGTTGCAGCAGTCGGTTGGGTTGGATAGGGAGTGGGCGCAGGAAGTCACGTACCGGGATTGTTTCCGGGGAGCGAATGTGAGGCGGACGTTGATTGTGGTGTTTTCGATGGTGATTCCGGTGCTTTTTGGATTGCCGTTGTTGTCGAATGCGAGTTACTATTTGCAGGTTGTGGGGATGTCGGATCAGTATAGTCTTGTGTTTTTGATATTGGGGATTGGGCTGGGTTTACTTTCGAATGGAATTGGGGTTTGGATTACCAGTCGAATTGGGAGGAGGCCGTTGACGCTATCATCGCTGGGTGTTACGACTGTCTTATGGCTGAGTATGGGTATCGCTGGTTGTTGGAACAGCGTCGTCACCATCTG GTATACCGCCGTAACCCTAAtgatgataataataatctgCAGCCTAGGCGCCTGGCCCGCCTCCTACGCCATAGCCGGCGAGACATCCTCCCTACGCCTCCGCGCCAAAACCCAAGGCCTGGGCATCCTCTTCCACAACCTTGCCAACATCATCTTCAACCTGATACTGCCGTACATCTACAATCCGGATTCTGGAGATTTGCGCGCGATGACAGGATTCGTGTATGCGGGTTTTTGTGTGCTTGCTGTTGTCGGGACGTGGTTTGGGGTTCCGGAGATGAAGGGACGGAGTGTGGGGGAGATTGATGCGATGTTTGAGTTGAGGGTGAGGACGAGGGATTTTGTTAGGACGAGAATCAAGTGGGGTTTTTGGTGA
- a CDS encoding uncharacterized protein (SECRETED:SignalP(1-20)), which yields MNLNALSLITLTLTLTIAHALPSDNGIGPIIIEPVDERTNRFVGPGSDLEKCGSDTDCQFLSCAGGMKPKCEVEAAIP from the exons ATGAACCTGAACGCCCTCTCCCTCATCACGCTCACCCTGACCCTAACAATCGCGCACGCACTCCCCTCGGACAACGGCATTGGCCCGATAATCATCGAACCCGTCGACGAGCGAACAAACCGTTTTGTCGGTCCGGGGTCGGATCTTGAGAAGTGTGGTTCAGATACTGATTGTCAGTTTTTGTCG TGCGCTGGGGGTATGAAGCCGAAGTGTGAAGTGGAGGCTGCTATTCCGTGA
- a CDS encoding uncharacterized protein (COG:S;~EggNog:ENOG410PKNA;~InterPro:IPR018823,IPR018820;~PFAM:PF13515,PF10337,PF10334;~TransMembrane:11 (o35-65i72-96o148-166i175-195o207-226i596-613o625-641i648-668o674-693i700-718o738-758i)): protein MFKLRSDAPKNGVKLPPWLDHFNARDLQTLFRCSVAAWVATLLIFIGPSLAVIGQATFFACLVIFIVPPSGIVFIFMLATVTMLLGICLAWAWGVITMKAALAARPASDTQARLQALQQTVVSRANATGEPAAAIQQELIFDGFMLDARVTVIYFVMICLFIYFLARLRAKNPKFALVQVFGTIISDLFLVIAPMLPSFSGTLPKTLIEPAAIGVGLGLASSILFFPQSTSSTVLLGMEKFIQLARNPVDYTQTSLSKESDDYSLEDLVKIKGQIIAAYKALEPAIGFLPLDFSIGRWSPEDIKSLQQPVRNMLLSSLSLLEFHIARVGGHAKLQKLKEMPSDKHDIDEKGLREVGRRQLTDSLELMQAIQSPEHESLQSENVRTLKQSSSEILPACLDAVTTIVECIHLVNKNRWIPSRSREQYEKLLDKGPKILESLRKARSAFATNTTEALIQTHGAIFDGEGNLKPVDALVGHSVRGIMTGMVFEERLLSVTDALDRLLAHTLTLLWERPKTRLWFPTSLRYAAAWISRKNAVAPIPEEQAAMTDPDNNATSTDEAQQLLRISRGYRPRQRNGFAKAFLGTYHWFISAEGSYALRMVVVTIALGIPAVIPTSAGFYYREKGLWGLIMAQTTMLVYMADFTFSVVCRTIGTVVGGVLGLVAWYIGSGHGDGNPYGLAAITGAIIVVLMWGRLFFSPALLQATIMCSATFVLTVGYSYDDTHVPQYGNPGVGYNVFWRRLVLVLVGIAAATVVQLFPRPPSATRHISHTLSNAIRSLSDHYALLLTCWGHPEHRETGQIAEQISIDLAENLTTLTGPIALLRFEFSSSRFDSQTLHQVQSICHELNQNLGRLLFLSVSLPLDLQSRFAHSFGILDHRQIGDAMAVLGVVEQALKTGDALPEVLPTPLLKRSYEYWMQRSGEFKLGVDLVRDENYRKYCVAVSSYVRFLGVVDELVLVVKKALGEVHVISREVWNV, encoded by the exons ATGTTCAAGTTGCGTTCAGATGCGCCCAAAAATGGCGTTAAGCTACCCCCATGGCTTGACCATTTCAACGCCCGCGATCTGCAGACGCTTTTTCGCTGCTCCGTCGCGGCATGGGTGGCGACCTTGTTGATATTCATCGGCCCTTCGCTGGCTGTCATCGGCCAAGCGACGTTTTTCGCTTG CTTGGTAATCTTCATCGTCCCGCCATCAGGaatcgtcttcatcttcatgcTCGCCACCGTCACCATGCTGCTCGGGATATGTCTCGCATGGGCCTGGGGAGTTATCACGATGAAGGCGGCTCTCGCGGCGCGACCTGCATCGGACACTCAGGCACGGTTGCAGGCATTGCAGCAGACTGTTGTTTCTCGTGCGAATGCGACGGGGGAGCCTGCGGCTGCTATTCAGCAGGAACTCATTTTTGATGGGTTTATGCTTGATGCGCGGGTTACTGTGATTTATTTTGTGATGATTTGTCTGTTTATCTACTTTTTG GCACGCTTGCGCGCGAAGAACCCCAAGTTCGCGCTGGTTCAGGTGTTTGGGACGATAATTTCGGACCTATTTCTGGTTATTGCGCCCATGTTGCCGTCATTTTCGGGCACGTTGCCAAAGACACTGATTGAACCGGCGGCCATTGGTGTCGGTTTAGGTTTGGCGTCGTCTATCCTGTTCTTTCCTCAGTCTACTTCATCTACAGTTTTGCTGGGAATGGAGAAATTCATTCAACTTGCTAGAAACCCTGTTGATTATACGCAAACCAGCCTGTCCAAAGAAAGCGATGATTACTCGCTCGAAGACCTTGTCAAGATCAAAGGGCAGATTATCGCAGCCTATAAGGCCTTGGAACCCGCGATCGGATTCCTCCCGTTGGACTTCTCAATCGGTCGCTGGAGTCCGGAGGATATCAAGAGTCTCCAGCAGCCGGTGCGGAATATGTTGTTGTCAAGTTTATCTCTCTTGGAGTTTCACATCGCACGAGTGGGTGGACACGCCAAGCTGCAGAAATTGAAAGAGATGCCATCAGACAAACATGATATTGATGAAAAGGGACTACGGGAGGTTGGTCGCCGGCAATTAACTGACAGTCTTGAACTCATGCAGGCCATACAAAGCCCAGAGCATGAAAGTCTTCAATCGGAGAACGTCCGGACTCTAAAACAATCCAGCTCGGAGATCCTTCCTGCCTGTTTGGATGCAGTGACGACAATTGTGGAATGTATTCATCTTGTCAACAAGAACCGCTGGATTCCCTCACGGTCTCGTGAACAGTACGAGAAGCTCCTTGATAAGGGCCCGAAAATATTAGAGTCTCTCCGGAAAGCGCGGTCCGCATTCGCAACCAACACTACTGAAGCTTTGATTCAAACACATGGGGCGATCTTTGATGGAGAGGGTAACCTGAAGCCGGTGGACGCCTTGGTGGGACATTCCGTCCGGGGAATCATGACGGGCATGGTCTTTGAGGAACGGTTGCTTTCAGTGACCGATGCGCTGGATAGGTTACTGGCGCATACTTTGACGCTCCTGTGGGAACGCCCAAAGACACGACTCTGGTTCCCCACGAGCCTCAGATACGCTGCGGCGTGGATATCCCGGAAGAATGCTGTTGCTCCTATTCCCGAAGAGCAAGCCGCCATGACCGATCCCGATAATAATGCAACCTCCACCGACGAAGCTCAGCAATTACTTCGAATTAGTCGGGGATATCGACCGCGCCAGCGGAACGGTTTCGCAAAGGCATTCCTGGGAACGTACCACTGGTTCATCAGCGCTGAGGGGTCGTATGCGTTGCGGATGGTCGTCGTGACCATTGCTCTGGGCATTCCTGCCGTGATTCCTACGAGTGCGGGCTTCTACTACCGCGAAAAGGGATTGTGGGGACTGATCATGGCACAGACAACCATGTTGGTGTACATGGCGGACTTTACGTTTTCGGTTGTTTGCCGGACAATTGGAAcggttgttggtggtgtccTGGGTTTGGTGGCATGGTATATTGGGTCGGGTCATGGAGATGGTAATCCCTATGGATTGGCCGCTATCACTGGGGCGATCATTGTAGTGTTGATGTGGGGTCGATTGTTCTTTTCTCCGGCTCTGCTGCAAGCGACCATCATGTGTTCTGCAACGTTTGTGTTGACTGTTGGCTACAGCTACGACGATAC ACATGTTCCCCAATACGGCAACCCAGGTGTGGGCTACAACGTCTTCTGGCGCCGCCttgtcctcgtcctcgtcggcatcgcagcagcaactgTTGTCCAACTGTTCCCCCGCCCACCATCCGCTACCCGACACATCTCTCACACTCTCTCCAACGCCATCCGTTCCCTGTCTGACCACTATGCCCTTCTCCTCACTTGCTGGGGGCATCCTGAACACCGCGAAACTGGCCAAATCGCGGAACAAATCTCCATCGACCTCGCTGAGAACCTCACCACCCTAACCGGCCCCATTGCTCTTCTCCGCTTCGAGTTTTCATCTTCTCGGTTTGATTCTCAGACACTGCACCAGGTGCAATCTATCTGCCACGAGCTGAACCAGAACCTCGGCCGATtgctcttcctctccgtctCCCTACCGCTGGACTTGCAGTCCCGTTTCGCGCATAGCTTCGGCATCCTCGACCACAGACAAATAGGCGATGCAATGGCCGTCCTGGGCGTTGTCGAACAGGCATTGAAAACGGGTGACGCGTTGCCAGAAGTTCTCCCAACACCACTGCTTAAAAGATCGTATGAGTACTGGATGCAGCGCTCAGGGGAGTTCAAGTTGGGCGTGGATCTGGTCCGGGACGAGAACTATCGGAAATATTGCGTGGCGGTTAGTTCGTATGTGCGGTTCCTGGGCGTTGTGGATGAATTGGTGCTCGTTGTTAAGAAGGCGTTGGGCGAGGTGCATGTAATTAGTCGGGAGGTTTGGAATGTATAA
- a CDS encoding uncharacterized protein (COG:E,I;~EggNog:ENOG410PKRU;~InterPro:IPR011763,IPR011762,IPR029045,IPR034733;~PFAM:PF01039;~go_function: GO:0016874 - ligase activity [Evidence IEA]) — MADDDTPNKGDSSRKANDRLTKLSSQIKPNQKSKSKNASNLPADYSDVLSQINALREIASTPNPNNRGYIRQKQAGKLWVRERINQLLDTDTFEEIGSISGTVKWRKTGPMRETPESFIPSNNVQGMGKLRGRKVLLTVDDFSIRGGHADGSTAEKTIYLEKLAVALKLPVVKLVDGSSGGGSVTTIRKEGWSYIPHLPMYQHVVRQLNMGIPNLGAVVGPAIGLGAARVVSCHFSVMAADIGALFNAGPKVVEGATFEEGLDFQDLGGPMVHCTNGTIDNLAANEAECYEQLRTVLSYLPNTGTEAPPVIACEDPEDREDLGLRQIIPRRAARMYNPRTVITSVVDRGSWFEIGSLWGRTAIGGLARLGGRPVGVVSLNCEVNGGALDAAGSQKLTRLLKLCDVMNLPILQFIDVPGYAIGTVAERSATMRWGVELAKAYFTTTTPIFNVITRRVFGVAGGVMIDSRDPVMQVAWPSGQWGSLPLDGGIEVGHRHELREAEKVGKKEERYRELEEEYLRLMNPVRTANAFGVEEIIDPKDTRGVCCRWAEGMYGELMRERLRNRAIGKIQPVFA, encoded by the exons atgGCAGACGACGACACCCCAAACAAGGGAGACTCATCCCGGAAAGCCAACGATCGACTCACCAAACTTTCCTCACAGATCAAGCCCAACCaaaaatccaaatccaaaaaCGCCTCAAACCTCCCAGCAGACTACTCAGATGTCCTCTCCCAAATCAACGCTCTCCGCGAAATAGCTTCAACGCCAAACCCGAACAACAGAGGCTATATCCGCCAAAAACAAGCCGGCAAGCTCTGGGTCCGCGAACGCATCAACCAACTCCTAGACACCGATACTTTCGAAGAAATCGGGTCAATATCAGGGACGGTAAAATGGCGCAAGACCGGCCCCATGCGCGAAACACCGGAGTCATTCATCCCCAGTAATAATGTACAAGGAATGGGCAAGCTCCGGGGTCGCAAAGTTTTACTTACAGTCGACGACTTTAGTATCCGTGGTGGACACGCGGATGGATCGACAGCGGAGAAGACCATTTATTTGGAGAAGCTAGCTGTTGCGTTGAAGCTGCCGGTTGTTAAGTTGGTAGATGGGAGTTCGGGGGGTGGGAGTGTGACGACTATTAGGAAGGAAGGGTGGAGCTATATTCCGCATTTGCCTATGTATCAGCATGTGGTGAGGCAGTTGAATATGGGAATTCCGAATTTGGGGGCTGTTGTTGGGCCTGCT ATTGGTCTTGGAGCTGCCCGTGTTGTATCCTGCCACTTCTCCGTCATGGCAGCTGATATAGGGGCATTGTTCAACGCAGGGCCTAAGGTAGTTGAAGGCGCAACTTTCGAAGAGGGACTTGATTTCCAGGATCTGGGAGGACCAATGGTTCACTGCACAAACGGAACAATCGACAACCTGGCCGCCAATGAAGCCGAATGCTACGAGCAGCTACGCACGGTACTAAGCTATCTTCCCAACACTGGAACGGAGGCACCTCCTGTAATTGCATGTGAGGATCCAGAAGATCGTGAGGATTTGGGATTGCGCCAGATTATTCCCCGTCGGGCCGCGCGCATGTATAACCCGCGCACGGTTATCACGAGCGTGGTGGATCGCGGGTCGTGGTTCGAGATCGGATCTCTCTGGGGCAGAACGGCGATTGGAGGACTCGCGCGACTGGGTGGTCGACCGGTAGGCGTGGTTTCATTGAACTGCGAGGTGAACGGTGGTGCATTAGACGCAGCTGGGAGTCAGAAATTGACCCGATTGCTGAAACTGTGCGACGTGATGAATTTGCCTATTTTGCAATTCATCGATGTTC CCGGCTACGCCATCGGTACCGTCGCCGAACGAAGCGCCACAATGCGCTGGGGCGTCGAGCTCGCCAAAGCTTACTTTACAACCACAACCCCAATCTTCAATGTGATAACCCGTCGCGTTTTCGGCGTCGCAGGCGGCGTCATGATTGATTCCCGCGACCCGGTAATGCAAGTTGCCTGGCCTTCCGGGCAATGGGGTTCCCTTCCATTAGACGGGGGTATTGAAGTAGGCCATCGGCATGAATTGCGCGAGGCGGAAAAGGTGggaaagaaggaggagagatACCGAGAATTGGAAGAAGAGTATTTGAGGTTGATGAATCCGGTACGGACGGCGAATGCGTTTGGGGTGGAGGAGATTATTGATCCGAAGGATACGAGGGGGGTCTGTTGTCGGTGGGCAGAGGGTATGTATGGGGAATTgatgagggagagattgAGAAATAGGGCGATTGGGAAGATTCAGCCTGTTTTTGCTTGA
- a CDS encoding putative pyruvate carboxylase (COG:C;~EggNog:ENOG410PM09;~InterPro:IPR000089,IPR011761,IPR016185,IPR011764, IPR005479,IPR005482,IPR005481,IPR011054,IPR011053;~PFAM:PF02786,PF02222,PF00364,PF02655,PF02785, PF07478,PF00289;~go_function: GO:0005524 - ATP binding [Evidence IEA];~go_function: GO:0046872 - metal ion binding [Evidence IEA]), protein MAPQRPIKRLLVANRGEIAVRIIQAARELSPSIETFALYTPDDRSHCQIGRPHHTLEIPSVATYLDIDLLVDLVKRHSIDAVHPGYGFLSESAEFVQRMWQDARAVVIGPGWETLARTGDKLQAKELAAECGVPVLKALTTPTADLNEIRSFVKQVGFPVMIKAVDGGGGRGIRLVWNDGELDNAVDRAIGESPSRTVFVEKAAVDGFRHVEVQVVGDGTGNARHLWERDCSIQRRFQKIVECAPVLSKNREFVSRVIDAALKIAKTIHYQSLGTFEFLVNDQRSEFYFLEINPRLQVEHTITESITGVDLVQTQLLIAQGHSLHQLGLDYVDLKDFPPRSFSIQLRLCAEDPNNNFSLGIGKITEFFVPSGHGTRVDTHVDTGYSPLIVGSNFDNLLAKIIVTASSWEATVRKAQRILADTRIAGVTTNINLLRGIVAHGDFMAGAIDTQWLGSNLGQTLQLGETVSASLRKDSTLSSPGSQAISMPSSNLLFRKGDAWSITLEPIQKGSSQKGQETRHHLQLSRVLRNEFPFSLTAEIEYTTPAQSATPYRMQLESTSTSASALVSSSHRRADPRNPAHIALPLSGKLIEVLVSEGDHIAKDQVVAFLKQMKMELEVRSPRAGTVKWAFEMQGDEEDVAEGILLAELEEAEWGPVDVRGKL, encoded by the exons ATGGCACCACAACGACCCATAAAGCGACTTCTAGTCGCAAACAG AGGCGAAATTGCCGTGCGCATCATCCAAGCGGCGCGGGAACTATCCCCATCAATTGAAACATTCGCACTCTATACACCAGATGACCGGTCCCACTGCCAAATCGGGCGGCCGCATCATACGCTGGAGATCCCCTCCGTCGCAACCTATCTAGATATCGATCTACTAGTTGATCTAGTGAAACGGCATTCCATTGATGCAGTGCATCCGGGCTACGGGTTTCTCAGTGAAAGTGCGGAGTTCGTGCAGCGTATGTGGCAGGATGCCCGTGCGGTCGTCATTGGGCCGGGATGGGAGACACTTGCGAGGACGGGGGATAAACTGCAGGCGAAGGAGTTGGCGGCGGAGTGTGGCGTGCCTGTTTTAAAGGCCCTTACAACACCTACGGCTGATTTGAATGAAATCAGGTCGTTTGTGAAGCAGGTCGGGTTTCCTGTTATGATCAAGGCTGTTGATGGAGGGGGCGGCCGAGGAATTCGGCTGGTGTGGAATGATGGGGAGCTTGATAATGCCGTTGATCGTGCGATTGGAGAGTCTCCGTCACGAACAGTATTTGTTGAAAAAGCTGCGGTGGATGGCTTCCGTCATGTCGAGGTGCAGGTGGTGGGTGATGGAACAGGAAATGCTCGGCATCTCTGGGAGAGAGATTGCAGTATTCAACGTCGATTCCAGAAGATCGTCGAGTGTGCACCTGTGTTATCAAAGAACAGAGAATTTGTCAGCCGGGTGATTGATGCAGCATTGAAGATTGCAAAGACAATCCACTACCAGTCACTTGGGACATTTGAATTCCTGGTAAATGACCAACGGTCTGAGTTCTATTTCCTCGAGATCAACCCGCGACTTCAGGTTGAACACACTATTACTGAGAGTATCACCGGTGTCGACCTGGTGCAAACGCAGCTCCTAATTGCCCAGGGCCACTCCCTCCATCAACTTGGACTGGATTATGTCGACCTAAAAGACTTTCCTCCAAGGTCATTTTCGATCCAACTTCGACTATGCGCGGAGGATCCGAATAACAACTTCTCTCTCGGGATCGGAAAGATTACGGAATTCTTCGTCCCGAGTGGCCATGGTACCCGGGTCGACACACATGTTGACACAGGATATTCGCCATTGATCGTCGGCTCTAACTTCGATAACCTCCTGGCAAAGATCATCGTTACAGCCTCGAGCTGGGAAGCAACCGTTCGGAAAGCACAACGCATATTGGCAGACACGAGGATCGCAGGTGTCACTACAAACATTAACCTCTTGCGGGGGATTGTGGCTCACGGTGATTTCATGGCCGGGGCAATTGACACACAATGGCTGGGGTCGAATCTAGGACAGACTCTCCAGCTGGGTGAGACGGTGTCTGCATCCCTCCGGAAAGACAGTACACTGTCTTCACCTGGGAGCCAGGCCATTTCTATGCCATCATCAAACCTACTATTCCGCAAAGGCGATGCGTGGTCCATCACGCTCGAACCTATTCAGAAAGGATCCTCCCAGAAAGGGCAAGAAACCCGACATCACTTGCAACTATCCCGTGTCCTGCGTAACGAATTCCCGTTTTCACTTACGGCAGAGATCGAATATACCACCCCAGCTCAATCCGCTACACCGTACCGTATGCAACTAGAATCGACCTCGACCTCAGCGTCGGCCCTCGTCTCTTCGTCTCATCGACGCGCGGATCCCAGAAATCCGGCGCATATCGCTCTCCCGCTGTCAGGCAAGTTGATTGAAGTTCTTGTGTCAGAGGGAGACCACATCGCAAAAGATCAAGTTGTCGCTTTCCTAAAGCAGATGAAAATGGAGCTGGAAGTTCGCAGTCCGCGTGCTGGAACGGTGAAATGGGCGTTTGAAATGCAAGGGGACGAGGAAGACGTGGCCGAAGGGATATTGCTGGCGGAGTTAGAAGAGGCCGAATGGGGACCTGTCGATGTCCGGGGGAAGTTGTAG
- a CDS encoding SDR family oxidoreductase (COG:Q;~EggNog:ENOG410PK9T;~InterPro:IPR002347,IPR036291,IPR020904;~PFAM:PF00106,PF13561,PF08659;~go_function: GO:0016491 - oxidoreductase activity [Evidence IEA];~go_process: GO:0055114 - oxidation-reduction process [Evidence IEA]) yields MPQVWLVTGASSGFGLELVKIIAGKGDCVLAASRTPEKLSSLASDNVKPVLLDHTEPLDLIQSAIKDILASYGTIDTIVNNAAYVQTGILEEVSPEDSLRQFQANTLGPLNLYRALLPHLREKGTGTLVTIGSMAAWYPMAGCNLYNASKAALRWLAIGLAGEVAQFGIRHCLVEPGFFRTGLLDPSANIAGTDKESRLDAYADLNSTIETNFAAFNGAQLGNPVKGAQIIYDVVTSSGVAAGKELPELLPLGSDASAEISKAALKVQASVEEWKDISALSDIKSDIQ; encoded by the coding sequence ATGCCTCAAGTCTGGCTAGTCACCGGCGCGTCCTCCGGCTTCGGTCTCGAACTCGTCAAGATAATCGCCGGCAAGGGTGATTGTGTACTTGCGGCTTCGCGAACCCCCGAGAAACTATCCTCTTTAGCCTCAGACAACGTGAAGCCTGTCCTCCTCGACCATACTGAGCCTCTGGACCTGATCCAATCTGCCATCAAGGACATCCTAGCCAGCTATGGCACCATCGACACCATCGTCAACAACGCCGCATACGTCCAAACCGGTATTCTCGAAGAAGTCTCACCAGAGGACTCCCTACGCCAGTTCCAAGCGAACACTCTTGGTCCCCTCAACCTCTACCGTGCCCTCCTACCACATCTCCGCGAAAAGGGTACCGGAACTCTCGTCACCATCGGCTCCATGGCAGCATGGTACCCCATGGCAGGTTGCAACTTGTATAACGCATCCAAGGCTGCTCTTCGCTGGTTGGCGATTGGACTGGCTGGTGAGGTCGCGCAGTTTGGTATCCGTCACTGCCTAGTCGAGCCTGGATTCTTCCGCACAGGGTTGTTGGATCCATCTGCCAATATTGCTGGGACTGATAAGGAGAGTCGCCTTGATGCGTATGCGGATTTGAATTCAACGATTGAGACTAACTTCGCGGCGTTTAATGGTGCGCAGTTGGGTAATCCTGTCAAGGGTGCTCAAATCATCTATGATGTGGTGACGTCGTCTGGAGTCGCGGCAGGAAAGGAGCTACCTGAATTGCTTCCGTTGGGAAGTGATGCGAGCGCTGAAATTTCGAAGGCTGCGTTGAAGGTGCAAGCATCAGTGGAAGAGTGGAAGGATATCAGTGCCCTGAGTGACATTAAGAGTGACATTCAGTAG